One Sodalinema gerasimenkoae IPPAS B-353 DNA segment encodes these proteins:
- the hpsE gene encoding hormogonium polysaccharide biosynthesis glycosyltransferase HpsE, whose translation MDFTVAIRTYNGEARIGEILERLKAQAQTDEIEWEIVVVDNNSSDQTAAIIQSYQEHWPSHSQLHYFFEPQQGASYARARCIKEAHSELIGFLDDDNYPAEDWVFEAHQFSESYPKAGAYSGQIHGDYEIEPPPNFKRIANFIPIIERGKNPLCYTSYKYARKKVYPPGAGLVIRKQAWLDSVPKKLVLQGPVGTSLNAKGEDIEALSYLAMAGWEIWYNPKMHIYHQIPARRFERDYLIEFFRGVGLSRHRTRMLNYKPWQKPWFTVAYFVNDCRKLLRHAWQYRDVLEDDVVAAAELQFFKSCLVSPLFIWKMLYISRDKRSKP comes from the coding sequence ATGGATTTTACTGTAGCGATTCGCACCTACAATGGTGAGGCACGAATTGGGGAAATATTAGAACGTCTTAAAGCCCAGGCTCAAACCGATGAGATTGAGTGGGAAATCGTGGTGGTTGATAATAATAGCAGTGACCAAACCGCCGCAATTATTCAATCCTATCAAGAACATTGGCCCTCCCACTCCCAGCTTCATTACTTTTTTGAACCCCAACAGGGAGCGTCCTATGCTCGCGCCCGTTGCATCAAAGAAGCTCACAGTGAGTTAATTGGCTTTCTCGACGACGATAATTATCCGGCTGAAGACTGGGTCTTTGAAGCGCATCAATTTTCTGAAAGCTATCCTAAGGCTGGAGCCTACAGTGGTCAAATTCATGGGGACTATGAGATAGAACCACCCCCAAATTTTAAACGCATTGCTAATTTTATTCCTATCATTGAGCGAGGTAAAAACCCTCTTTGTTATACCTCGTATAAATATGCCCGTAAAAAAGTGTATCCTCCGGGGGCAGGCTTGGTTATTCGTAAGCAGGCTTGGCTAGACAGCGTTCCCAAAAAATTAGTGTTACAAGGTCCCGTGGGAACCTCCTTAAATGCGAAAGGGGAGGATATTGAAGCCCTCTCTTATCTGGCGATGGCAGGTTGGGAAATTTGGTATAATCCCAAGATGCACATCTATCATCAAATTCCCGCTCGTCGTTTTGAACGAGATTATCTCATTGAGTTTTTTAGGGGGGTGGGGTTGAGTCGTCACCGAACCCGAATGTTGAATTATAAGCCTTGGCAGAAACCTTGGTTTACGGTGGCGTATTTTGTCAATGATTGTCGGAAGCTGTTACGTCATGCGTGGCAGTATCGGGATGTGTTAGAGGATGATGTGGTTGCCGCTGCTGAGTTACAGTTTTTCAAAAGTTGCTTAGTTAGCCCTTTGTTTATTTGGAAAATGCTCTATATCAGTCGAGATAAACGCTCAAAGCCCTAA
- a CDS encoding Uma2 family endonuclease, whose product MMVIAASDPPSRVQPQGEQRVVFHDMDWDGYLNLLRILPQSRSSRLTYDKGLLEITMPLEEHEFARCLIERFIVILVEMFGLSLKTMGSTTLNYPQFQKGAEPDQAYYIQNQPLVKGRSIDLAQDPPPDLVVEVDITHTDIAKNQFYAGLGVPEFWRFDGQIWRIYQLQSGVYVEGDRSPTFPQVAKDWLYEFLRMAREDEIQAMRSLRDRLSV is encoded by the coding sequence ATGATGGTGATTGCAGCCTCAGATCCCCCCAGCCGAGTTCAACCCCAAGGTGAACAGCGGGTTGTCTTTCATGATATGGATTGGGATGGCTATTTGAATCTATTAAGGATTTTACCCCAATCCCGAAGTTCTCGTTTAACCTATGATAAGGGTCTTTTAGAAATTACCATGCCCCTAGAAGAGCATGAATTTGCTCGCTGTTTAATTGAGCGATTTATTGTAATTTTGGTGGAAATGTTCGGGCTATCGTTAAAAACTATGGGGTCAACGACGCTCAACTATCCCCAATTCCAAAAAGGTGCAGAACCGGATCAGGCCTATTACATTCAAAACCAGCCTTTGGTGAAGGGGCGGTCTATTGATTTAGCCCAAGATCCGCCCCCGGATTTAGTGGTTGAGGTGGATATTACGCATACAGATATTGCCAAAAATCAGTTTTATGCGGGTTTAGGAGTGCCGGAGTTTTGGCGCTTTGATGGACAGATTTGGCGCATTTATCAGCTTCAATCGGGGGTGTATGTGGAGGGCGATCGCAGTCCGACGTTTCCCCAAGTTGCCAAGGATTGGCTGTATGAGTTCTTGAGGATGGCCCGAGAGGATGAGATTCAGGCGATGCGATCGCTCCGAGACCGTTTGTCAGTCTAA
- a CDS encoding 2'-5' RNA ligase family protein, whose product MVVSQQTYAIELYFDERASAKVRQLWAQVGAIAPSMAERVHSQPHLSLAVLPNADLQVLPKILDAIAQSEFSFEIQFSSVGLFSAAGGVVFLAPVVTTQLLQLHQRVHHHLEEIGADTVAYYRPKAWVPHCTLARELSPPEVLEAIEVVRQNNPFFKARIFALGLVEAPPVRQICCVPFRTESYKL is encoded by the coding sequence ATGGTGGTCTCTCAACAAACCTATGCCATTGAACTATATTTCGATGAGCGCGCCTCGGCCAAGGTGCGTCAGCTTTGGGCCCAAGTGGGGGCGATCGCCCCGTCGATGGCTGAGCGCGTTCATAGCCAACCCCATTTAAGCCTAGCGGTGCTTCCCAATGCTGATTTACAGGTTCTACCCAAAATTCTAGACGCCATTGCTCAAAGTGAGTTTTCCTTTGAGATTCAGTTTTCCTCTGTGGGGTTGTTCTCAGCTGCGGGGGGTGTGGTCTTCCTGGCCCCGGTGGTCACAACCCAGTTACTTCAGTTACATCAGCGAGTTCATCACCATCTTGAGGAGATCGGCGCGGATACTGTGGCCTATTACCGCCCCAAAGCCTGGGTTCCTCACTGTACCCTGGCTCGGGAGTTATCGCCTCCGGAAGTCTTAGAGGCGATCGAGGTGGTTCGTCAGAATAATCCCTTTTTTAAAGCCAGAATTTTTGCGTTAGGACTGGTGGAAGCCCCCCCGGTTCGTCAAATTTGCTGTGTCCCCTTTCGCACTGAATCATATAAGTTGTGA
- a CDS encoding L-threonylcarbamoyladenylate synthase, which yields MSTQTLTNPMQAIPQILQLLEQGEVVIIPTATTYAFVCDGENANAVARIHQLKRWSSPNPLAVFSTRDRLSSLAHINADADLLLQQFPAPLTLILPKTDKAPAPVTAGYPSLLVCCPDEFVQKLVESTSLILAGGSASLSTDLKATNARSAMQLFEGEVPLIIDGGPSKYGRGGTMVDCTLDRPTILKYGPISFDDLRPLLPNIELPSHMRK from the coding sequence ATGTCAACTCAAACCCTAACCAATCCCATGCAAGCGATTCCTCAAATTTTGCAATTATTGGAACAGGGAGAGGTTGTGATTATTCCGACGGCTACAACCTATGCCTTTGTCTGTGATGGGGAAAATGCCAATGCTGTCGCCCGGATTCACCAATTGAAACGGTGGTCGTCTCCTAACCCGCTGGCCGTCTTCTCGACACGCGATCGCCTCAGTTCCCTAGCTCATATTAACGCCGATGCTGATCTGCTGCTGCAACAATTTCCCGCTCCACTGACCCTAATTCTGCCAAAAACCGACAAGGCCCCCGCCCCTGTCACTGCTGGCTATCCCTCGCTCCTTGTCTGTTGCCCGGATGAGTTTGTGCAAAAACTGGTTGAATCAACCTCCCTCATCCTAGCGGGGGGATCAGCGAGTCTCTCAACGGATCTCAAAGCCACGAACGCCCGTTCGGCGATGCAGCTTTTTGAGGGTGAGGTTCCCCTGATTATCGATGGGGGTCCTTCAAAATATGGCCGTGGGGGAACGATGGTAGATTGCACCCTCGATCGCCCCACGATTCTCAAATATGGTCCCATCTCGTTCGATGATTTGCGGCCACTTCTGCCCAATATTGAGCTACCGTCCCATATGCGGAAATAG
- a CDS encoding CAP domain-containing protein, translating into MVLDIVTQDGFDFGIGTDGDDVVIMAQLPGDQLSQLRSSPFTDAIALLGGNDYFENDDTGRIVFGNAGNDTLIGGAGNDTIAGGRDDDYIDGRGGNNIIFGNIGNDTVIGGSGNDTIFGGQGNDILIGGPGNDVLSGDRGFDTLTGGGGANQFFLQASSANRDVITDFQPGVDKLRLPDGVSNLQLRPSGNNAEIIRNGEAIATLNDIDPSSLTRNDFIGQIGEISNLSPDGPNPNFEQQVLELVNRERAKEGLQPLVWEPLLAEAARTHSTNMALQDFRGHTGADGSRFTDRIRATGFSITGASAENIHTGPTTPQAAVAGWMNSPPHRDSILNPEFTQLGVGHYFLENDIGNENWNHYWTKKFHAGQPSIQEPDEFRARPPVEDLPPLPPPPDQPGTPPLPNPPTPEEGKIPDGIPTDDQGDPLEPDSQDPSRSDPIGGPGSPPNDPDPIEPDFQDPSRPEPVADPAPPPPEPTLVGSVNPVAPVPGAAPPGMTFPVP; encoded by the coding sequence ATGGTTTTAGACATCGTTACACAAGATGGGTTTGACTTCGGAATTGGCACTGATGGCGATGATGTAGTCATCATGGCTCAGTTGCCAGGAGATCAGTTAAGCCAGTTACGTAGTTCACCCTTTACGGATGCGATCGCCCTCTTGGGAGGGAATGATTATTTCGAGAATGACGACACGGGACGAATTGTCTTCGGGAATGCCGGAAACGATACCCTAATTGGGGGTGCGGGTAATGACACCATCGCCGGTGGTCGTGATGATGACTATATTGACGGTCGAGGCGGTAATAACATCATATTCGGCAATATCGGCAATGATACGGTCATTGGCGGCTCGGGTAACGATACAATTTTTGGTGGACAGGGGAATGATATCCTAATTGGCGGCCCAGGGAATGATGTCTTGTCGGGCGATCGCGGTTTCGATACTCTAACCGGGGGTGGAGGAGCCAACCAGTTCTTCCTGCAAGCCTCCAGTGCTAATCGTGATGTCATTACCGACTTCCAACCTGGAGTTGATAAACTTCGTCTTCCTGATGGAGTGTCTAACTTACAACTCAGGCCATCCGGAAACAATGCCGAAATTATACGGAACGGTGAAGCGATCGCGACCCTCAATGATATTGATCCGTCTTCCCTAACCCGCAATGACTTTATCGGGCAAATTGGAGAAATCAGTAATCTCTCCCCTGACGGCCCCAATCCAAATTTTGAGCAGCAAGTTCTCGAACTTGTGAACCGGGAACGAGCGAAAGAAGGCTTGCAACCGTTAGTTTGGGAACCTTTACTCGCTGAAGCCGCACGGACTCATAGCACCAATATGGCTCTGCAAGACTTTCGCGGTCATACAGGAGCCGATGGGTCACGGTTTACCGATCGCATTCGGGCTACGGGCTTTTCAATTACGGGGGCCTCGGCAGAAAATATTCATACCGGTCCAACAACACCACAGGCTGCTGTAGCCGGATGGATGAATAGTCCTCCGCATCGGGACAGTATTCTCAATCCCGAATTTACACAACTTGGGGTTGGTCACTATTTCTTGGAAAACGATATTGGAAATGAGAACTGGAACCATTACTGGACTAAAAAATTCCATGCGGGCCAACCGTCTATCCAAGAGCCAGACGAGTTTCGCGCTCGGCCCCCAGTTGAGGATCTGCCACCCTTACCTCCGCCACCTGATCAGCCAGGAACTCCACCCCTTCCCAACCCCCCAACTCCAGAAGAAGGAAAGATTCCTGACGGGATTCCGACGGATGACCAAGGAGACCCCCTAGAACCCGACTCCCAAGACCCGTCCCGGTCAGACCCGATTGGAGGTCCTGGTTCACCACCAAACGACCCCGACCCCATAGAACCGGACTTCCAAGACCCATCCCGGCCAGAGCCGGTTGCAGATCCAGCTCCACCGCCTCCAGAACCCACACTGGTTGGCTCTGTGAACCCGGTTGCACCTGTTCCCGGAGCGGCTCCTCCTGGAATGACTTTTCCGGTTCCCTAA
- a CDS encoding adenylate/guanylate cyclase domain-containing protein — MPNFQWTSSGGESTHPNLSSEEELGSAMLPSSDDNPSPVLQTTRDGVIRYGNRASEPLLRCWGCGLGDRLRGPLSGAIAPTSATADWREMTCRAGSRDYQFKVVPVASGQLVNLYGWDITGQRQVEQTLQGVSQKLSYILGQRQARPRNNSQELQLKIWECLSVQQHLREQQRQLNAIFREAGIGIALLDEQGRILRTNPALQRMLERPEEGLQGTNFLEAIALQDALDAPLAEAEAAIQTAIAQRTSLAGKLEVCCQNQNGVSFWISLGLSVIQVVGAEPHCFVVLIEDISEGKLSRDALQLTQFAIDAAADIVLWILPSGQFAYANEAAARALGYDAEMLLGRSFQDIAPDFATANWDEFWQSMQQQRSFAFETRLQRGNGEIFPVDLTVNGIEFNHHQYICAFARDITERKQTEEALRMAQERSERLLLNIFPASVAKQLKQQARDEGQMGAAIAQRFEDVTVLFADIVGFTNLCSRCTPSDLVHILNEIFSTFDRLTQERGLEKIKTIGDAYMAVGGLPEPQEDNAEALAELALAMMNEAARFSAQSGEPIILRVGLATGPVVAGVIGLNKFSYDLWGDTVNLASRMESLGVPGCIQVTQETYQRLRHRYVFEKRGKLQVKGKGETIAYLLKERR, encoded by the coding sequence ATGCCCAATTTTCAGTGGACATCTTCTGGGGGCGAGTCGACACACCCAAACCTATCCTCCGAGGAGGAGTTGGGGTCTGCGATGCTACCCTCTAGCGACGATAATCCTTCTCCAGTCTTGCAAACGACCCGTGATGGGGTCATTCGCTATGGCAACCGAGCGAGTGAGCCGTTGCTTCGATGTTGGGGCTGTGGCCTGGGCGATCGCCTCAGAGGACCGTTGTCAGGGGCGATCGCCCCCACGAGTGCCACCGCAGACTGGCGAGAGATGACTTGTCGCGCCGGGTCCCGTGATTATCAGTTTAAGGTCGTGCCGGTGGCGTCGGGGCAGTTGGTGAATCTCTACGGTTGGGACATCACGGGCCAGCGTCAGGTGGAACAGACACTTCAGGGGGTCAGTCAGAAACTATCTTATATTTTGGGTCAACGTCAGGCTCGCCCTCGCAACAATAGCCAAGAGCTTCAGTTAAAGATTTGGGAATGTCTCTCGGTTCAACAACATCTACGGGAGCAACAACGTCAACTCAATGCAATTTTTCGCGAGGCGGGGATTGGGATTGCGCTTCTAGATGAGCAAGGACGAATTTTACGCACCAATCCCGCGTTGCAGAGGATGTTGGAACGGCCCGAAGAGGGGTTGCAGGGGACGAATTTTTTAGAGGCGATCGCCCTTCAGGATGCTCTCGATGCTCCCCTAGCTGAGGCGGAAGCGGCGATTCAAACGGCGATCGCCCAACGAACCTCGTTAGCAGGGAAACTAGAAGTCTGCTGTCAGAATCAAAATGGGGTTAGTTTCTGGATTAGTTTAGGCTTATCGGTGATTCAGGTAGTCGGGGCTGAGCCTCACTGTTTTGTGGTGCTGATTGAGGATATTAGTGAGGGCAAACTCTCTCGGGATGCCCTGCAATTGACCCAGTTTGCCATTGATGCGGCGGCGGATATTGTCCTGTGGATTCTTCCCTCGGGCCAGTTTGCCTATGCCAATGAAGCTGCCGCTCGGGCCTTGGGTTATGATGCCGAGATGTTACTGGGGCGATCGTTCCAGGACATTGCTCCTGATTTTGCCACGGCGAACTGGGATGAGTTTTGGCAGAGTATGCAGCAACAACGGTCTTTTGCCTTTGAAACGCGACTGCAACGGGGCAATGGTGAGATTTTTCCGGTGGATTTGACGGTGAATGGGATTGAGTTTAATCACCATCAATATATTTGTGCCTTTGCGCGGGATATTACGGAACGCAAACAAACCGAAGAAGCCCTGCGGATGGCTCAGGAACGCTCGGAACGGCTGTTGCTCAATATTTTCCCTGCTTCGGTGGCCAAGCAGTTAAAACAGCAAGCTCGGGATGAGGGACAGATGGGGGCCGCGATCGCCCAACGCTTTGAAGATGTCACGGTTTTGTTTGCCGATATTGTGGGCTTCACCAATCTCTGTTCCCGATGTACCCCTTCGGATTTGGTGCATATTCTCAATGAGATTTTCTCGACCTTTGATCGCCTCACTCAAGAACGGGGCCTGGAAAAGATTAAAACCATTGGTGATGCCTATATGGCGGTGGGTGGACTTCCCGAACCCCAAGAGGATAATGCCGAAGCCTTGGCCGAACTGGCTCTGGCGATGATGAATGAGGCGGCCCGCTTCTCCGCCCAGAGTGGGGAACCGATTATTTTACGGGTGGGATTGGCGACGGGGCCCGTGGTGGCTGGGGTAATTGGCTTGAACAAGTTTAGTTACGACTTATGGGGGGATACGGTGAATTTAGCCAGTCGGATGGAATCCCTGGGGGTTCCTGGCTGTATTCAGGTCACTCAGGAGACCTACCAACGTTTGCGCCATCGCTATGTGTTTGAAAAACGGGGCAAACTTCAGGTGAAGGGAAAAGGGGAAACCATCGCCTATTTACTCAAAGAACGTCGCTGA
- the cobN gene encoding cobaltochelatase subunit CobN, which produces MHRIAATPGGWTPDSDGVIYIQQTPAPIVFITAADTDIQTLSVASQQLPADFPEMRVVNLLQLQQQLTLDTYAEEVLSQAKLIILRLLGGRAYWSYGLEVLRETVEMSGAHLIVMPGDDGIDPDLCSHSTVPLTLVNRLWQYFNEGGVRNFCNGLKYAQDKCLDGENYPPEPQSVPRVGPYRVAEVKGAIARVGIIFYRAHYLSSNTKPIDALCQALIQENLQPVPLYISSLRDMQVQEQVIEVFSQVDLILNTTGFSLAKLDREQPNLDLWQTLNRPVFQVILSGGGREQWDSEVRGLSPRDVAMNVALPEVDGRIITRAVSFKQMSERDDRLETEVVRYEPVGDRIHFVAELAKHWASLIKTPVNQQRIALILPNYPNKDARLANGVGLDTPASTVEILKSLKTAGYCITDAPQTSEDLMTLLTSGVTNDPESFQMRPVYQTLSLQDYQQAFAQLPAAVREGIERRWGKPSGDFAIAGIQRSNLFIGIQPARGYDRDPSLNYHAPDLEPTHDYLAFYIWLRHQFQVQAVVHVGKHGNLEWLPGKSVALSNTCYPEAVFGPLPHFYPFIVNDPGEGSQAKRRSQAVILDHLTPPMTRAELYGKLDCLEGLIDEYYEAESLNPTRLKDLSGRIERLIQEENLHRDLGLSEDLEETVLMTQLDGYLCELKEAQIRDGLHIFGVCPEGDPLRDLIVSIARCPGRGRVGLTQALAQSWGLDIDPLTTPPTDSLEGRFRNVGDAVAALEAEAARLVEGLIAGTPSPMAAPVQECLQWIDTVLLPALRGCDRELINLVRGLRGEYIPSGASGAPTRGRPEVLPTGRNFYSVDIRAIPSESAWDVGRKAAEVLIDRYTQENGEYPKTLGLSVWGTSTMRTGGDDIAQALALLGVQPIWDGLGRRVVDFEILPLSVLQRPRVDVTLRISGFFRDAFPNLIDLFDAAVTAVSQVSESPEENPLAAQVQQEAAFWQGQGLTEETAQRRSRYRVFGSKPGAYGAGLQGLIESQNWSSEADLAQAYINWSSYAYGGQGATSEPEAFAARLQQMQIVLQNQDNREHDLLDSDDYYQFQGGLTAAVRQARGTTPEVYFGDNSRVENPKVRSLREEIARVYRSRVVNPKWIEGVMRHGYKGAFEMAATVDFLFGYDVTTGTVEEFMYEGVAQAYVFDEAVQEFVRQKNPWALRDMAERLIEAHQRGRWPSAKREMLDGLREISLEAEEKIETTLSSQEG; this is translated from the coding sequence ATGCACCGGATTGCTGCAACCCCTGGCGGTTGGACTCCTGACAGTGATGGAGTCATTTACATCCAACAAACTCCCGCCCCCATTGTCTTCATCACCGCCGCCGACACCGACATTCAAACCCTCTCCGTCGCCAGCCAACAGCTTCCCGCTGACTTTCCCGAGATGCGGGTGGTGAATCTGCTGCAACTGCAACAGCAACTCACTCTGGATACCTACGCCGAGGAGGTGTTGTCTCAGGCTAAGCTGATTATCCTGCGGCTGCTGGGGGGACGGGCCTATTGGAGTTATGGGTTGGAGGTGTTGCGGGAAACCGTGGAGATGAGCGGGGCCCACTTAATTGTTATGCCCGGCGATGATGGCATTGACCCGGATTTATGTAGTCATTCTACTGTGCCGCTGACCCTTGTGAATCGGCTTTGGCAGTATTTTAATGAAGGAGGGGTTCGCAACTTTTGTAATGGCCTGAAATATGCCCAGGATAAGTGTTTAGATGGGGAAAATTATCCCCCAGAACCGCAATCTGTGCCTCGGGTGGGACCCTATCGGGTGGCTGAGGTGAAGGGGGCGATCGCCCGTGTGGGGATTATCTTCTACCGCGCCCATTACCTCTCCTCGAATACAAAGCCTATTGACGCCCTTTGTCAAGCCTTAATTCAAGAAAATTTACAGCCAGTTCCCCTCTATATTTCCTCTCTGCGAGATATGCAGGTTCAAGAACAAGTCATTGAGGTATTTTCTCAAGTTGACCTGATTCTCAATACTACCGGATTTTCCCTGGCTAAACTCGATCGCGAACAGCCCAATCTTGACCTCTGGCAAACTCTGAATCGCCCCGTGTTTCAGGTCATCCTCAGTGGCGGTGGCCGGGAACAATGGGACAGTGAAGTCCGGGGATTGTCGCCGCGAGATGTGGCCATGAATGTGGCCTTACCGGAAGTCGATGGCCGGATTATTACCCGGGCCGTGTCGTTCAAACAAATGTCCGAAAGAGACGATCGCCTCGAAACGGAAGTTGTCCGCTATGAACCCGTCGGCGATCGCATCCACTTCGTTGCTGAACTGGCAAAACATTGGGCCAGCCTCATCAAAACCCCCGTTAACCAGCAACGGATTGCCCTGATTTTGCCCAACTATCCCAATAAAGATGCCCGATTGGCCAATGGCGTTGGCTTAGACACCCCCGCCAGTACCGTCGAAATCCTCAAAAGCCTCAAAACCGCTGGCTACTGCATCACAGACGCGCCCCAAACCTCCGAGGACTTGATGACGCTTCTCACTTCCGGCGTCACCAACGATCCCGAAAGCTTCCAAATGCGCCCCGTCTATCAAACCCTCTCCCTACAAGACTATCAGCAGGCCTTTGCCCAACTCCCCGCCGCTGTGCGTGAGGGAATCGAACGCCGCTGGGGGAAACCCTCTGGGGACTTTGCGATCGCCGGTATCCAACGGAGTAATCTCTTCATTGGCATCCAACCGGCCCGAGGCTACGATCGCGACCCCAGCCTAAACTACCACGCCCCCGACCTCGAACCCACCCACGACTATCTGGCCTTTTACATCTGGCTACGACACCAGTTCCAGGTTCAAGCCGTCGTCCATGTGGGCAAACATGGCAACCTGGAATGGCTACCGGGCAAAAGTGTCGCCCTCTCCAACACCTGTTACCCGGAAGCGGTCTTCGGTCCCCTACCTCATTTCTACCCCTTCATTGTCAACGACCCCGGCGAAGGGTCTCAAGCCAAACGTCGCAGTCAAGCGGTCATTTTAGACCATCTCACACCCCCAATGACACGGGCAGAACTCTATGGCAAATTAGATTGTTTAGAAGGCTTGATTGATGAATACTACGAAGCCGAGAGCTTAAATCCCACTCGTCTCAAAGACCTTTCGGGCCGCATTGAACGCCTGATTCAAGAGGAAAACCTCCATCGGGATTTAGGACTGAGTGAGGATTTAGAAGAAACGGTCCTCATGACCCAACTCGATGGCTATCTCTGTGAACTCAAAGAGGCCCAAATCCGCGATGGCTTACATATTTTTGGAGTTTGTCCTGAAGGAGACCCATTACGAGATTTAATTGTCTCCATTGCCCGCTGTCCGGGACGGGGACGAGTGGGCTTAACCCAAGCCCTGGCGCAATCCTGGGGCTTGGACATCGACCCCCTCACCACTCCACCCACAGACTCCTTAGAGGGGCGATTCCGCAATGTGGGAGATGCGGTGGCGGCGTTAGAAGCCGAAGCCGCGCGACTGGTGGAGGGATTGATTGCGGGAACACCGAGTCCAATGGCCGCCCCAGTTCAGGAGTGCTTGCAATGGATTGACACCGTGTTACTGCCGGCGTTGCGGGGCTGCGATCGCGAACTGATCAACCTAGTTCGGGGTCTACGGGGTGAGTATATCCCCTCCGGGGCCTCCGGCGCACCCACTCGCGGCCGTCCCGAAGTTCTCCCCACGGGGCGTAACTTCTATTCCGTGGATATCCGCGCCATCCCCAGTGAAAGTGCTTGGGATGTGGGACGTAAGGCGGCTGAGGTCTTAATTGACCGCTATACCCAGGAAAACGGCGAATATCCTAAAACCCTCGGCTTGTCGGTTTGGGGAACCTCGACCATGCGCACGGGGGGCGATGATATTGCCCAAGCCCTGGCGTTACTGGGGGTCCAGCCAATTTGGGATGGTTTAGGGCGGCGCGTGGTGGATTTTGAGATTTTGCCCTTGTCGGTGTTGCAACGGCCCAGGGTGGATGTGACGCTGCGGATTTCTGGGTTTTTCCGGGATGCGTTCCCCAATTTAATTGACTTGTTTGATGCGGCGGTGACGGCGGTGTCTCAGGTGTCTGAGTCTCCTGAGGAGAATCCCTTGGCGGCCCAGGTGCAGCAGGAGGCGGCGTTTTGGCAGGGTCAAGGGTTGACGGAGGAGACGGCCCAACGGCGATCGCGTTATCGCGTCTTTGGGTCCAAACCGGGGGCCTATGGGGCGGGATTACAGGGGTTAATTGAGTCGCAAAATTGGTCCAGTGAAGCGGATTTAGCCCAAGCCTATATTAACTGGAGTAGTTACGCCTATGGGGGGCAGGGGGCGACCTCAGAACCTGAAGCCTTTGCGGCGCGATTGCAACAAATGCAAATCGTGTTGCAGAACCAGGATAACCGCGAACATGATTTGTTGGATTCCGATGATTACTATCAGTTTCAGGGAGGCTTAACGGCGGCGGTGCGTCAAGCGCGAGGAACCACGCCGGAGGTCTATTTTGGGGATAATTCTCGGGTGGAAAATCCCAAGGTGCGATCGCTGCGGGAGGAAATTGCCCGAGTCTATCGTTCGCGGGTGGTGAACCCCAAATGGATTGAGGGCGTGATGCGTCATGGCTATAAAGGGGCCTTTGAGATGGCGGCGACGGTGGATTTCCTCTTTGGCTATGATGTGACGACGGGGACGGTGGAGGAGTTTATGTATGAGGGAGTCGCCCAAGCTTATGTGTTTGATGAGGCGGTTCAGGAGTTTGTGCGACAGAAGAATCCCTGGGCGTTACGGGATATGGCGGAACGACTGATTGAGGCCCATCAACGGGGACGTTGGCCTTCGGCGAAGCGAGAGATGTTGGATGGGTTGCGAGAGATTTCTCTGGAGGCGGAGGAGAAGATTGAGACCACGTTATCGAGTCAGGAGGGATGA